The Lycium barbarum isolate Lr01 chromosome 10, ASM1917538v2, whole genome shotgun sequence genome includes a region encoding these proteins:
- the LOC132615828 gene encoding uncharacterized protein LOC132615828 has protein sequence MCPLRIILIFLSATLAGFFVLRNLKSQPNAVDPDHVDGDSPEDSNSLPVSSQVCGVIGKGFWTCVDMATGKYLWRHLVSSPTH, from the exons atgtGTCCCCTCAGGATTATTCTGATTTTCCTGTCTGCAACTCTGGCGGGATTCTTTGTTCTCAGGAACCTGAAATCCCAGCCTAATGCTGTTGACCCCGACCACGTCGACGGCGATTCACCTGAAGACTCAAATTCGCTTCCTGTCTCCTCCCAG GTGTGCGGGGTCATTGGGAAAGGATTTTGGACCTGCGTGGATATGGCTACTGGCAAATATCTCTGGAGGCATTTGGTTTCTTCACCCACCCATTGA
- the LOC132616131 gene encoding type II inositol polyphosphate 5-phosphatase 15 isoform X2, with translation MSKHPPKKNSLDFRSPMDSRIDNEDGDLLPSTSTSTSNSSNRRNNFHCYSEKFTFNNSDSDSDAGELAGNSVRKLSLDETNRTPKLFDRFYATSSSDDEDFSSGSGQNGVVRKRLDNMIQFLDRKITTEQAVSNSNVKGESQGLPEFIGKGGGTGIFKLPVRGAVHPDRPPSLDLRPHPLRERQIGGFLRNVLCTDDGLWAGSECGVRVWYLSDMYEAAEDEDEDDVAPFVESVRTSPTLCLVEDAGNRLIWSGHKDGRIRCWKMDNEITSKEKICGRDPLKEVLSWQAHHRGPVLSMVMTSYGDLWSGSEGGSIKIWPWEGIEKSISLINEERHMAALSIERSYVDLRSQTMHNGTGNNIFSVDVKYMLSDRSEAKVWTAGYLSFALWDAQTRELLKIFNTDGQVENILAAQDPVIEDEMRMKVVTNQKKDKSQSSISFFQRSRNAILGAADAVRRVAAKGGLGEDNRRTEALIITVDGMIWSGCANGLLVQWDRNGNRLQDFQYHAFSVQCLCTYGSRIWVGYASGYMQVLDLNGNLLGGWMAHSSPVIDLSVGGGYVFTLANHGGIRGWSVISPGPVDGILRSELASKEFLYTRLENLKILAGTWNVAQGRASPDSLISWLGSAAADIGIVVVGLQEVDMGAGFLAMSAAKESMQVGLEGSSAGQWWLEMIGKTLDEGSTFIRVGFRQLAGLVISVWVRSNISRYVGDVDVAAVPCGFGRAIGNKGAVGLRMRVYDRTVCFVNCHFAAHLEAVGRRNADFDHVYRNMIFSRPSNFLNAAAAGVSSAIQMLRCANGAFNSAEAMPELSEADMVVFLGDLNYRLDGISYDEARDFISQRCFDWLRERDQLHTEMAAGNVFQGMREAVIGFPPTYKFERHQIGLAGYDSGEKKRTPAWCDRILYRDSRSTSASTCSLDCPVVSSVLQYEACMDVTDSDHKPVRCIFNVEIARVDESVRRQEYGEIIRSNEKVVLMLRELNRVPESIVSTNNIILQNSDASILRITNKSGKNKAIFEIICEGESTVKDDGQVLDYRARGSFGFPRWLEVNPLEGVMEPDQIVEISVHHEDHQTLEEFVDGVPQNSWCEDAKDKEVVLAINVRGCFSTERKCHRVRVRHCFSGKPLPAEVSPNNSNHLQPNVLRRSDFKPSGFSPDVVDDLINLNSPCISPR, from the exons ATGTCCAaacaccccccaaaaaaaaattctctagaTTTTCGCTCTCCAATGGATTCTCGAATTGACAATGAAGACGGCGATCTTCTCCCTTCAACTTCCACTTCCACTTCCAACTCCTCCAATCGCCGTAATAATTTCCACTGTTACAGTGAAAAATTCACTTTCAATAACTCCGATTCCGATTCCGACGCCGGCGAACTCGCCGGAAATTCGGTTCGTAAACTCAGCTTAGACGAAACGAACCGAACTCCGAAGCTATTCGATCGGTTTTACGCCACGTCATCTTCTGATGACGAGGATTTCAGCTCCGGTTCAGGTCAAAACGGTGTCGTTAGGAAGCGACTTGATAATATGATTCAATTCCTTGACCGTAAAATTACGACGGAACAAGCAGTTAGTAACAGTAATGTTAAAGGTGAATCTCAAGGTTTACCTGAGTTTATAG GTAAAGGTGGTGGTACCGGCATTTTCAAGTTACCGGTACGTGGCGCGGTGCATCCTGACCGTCCACCGTCGTTGGATTTACGGCCACATCCGTTGAGAGAAAGGCAAATTGGGGGATTTTTGCGGAATGTCTTGTGTACGGATGATGGATTATGGGCCGGGTCGGAGTGTGGAGTTCGTGTATGGTATTTATCGGATATGTATGAGGCTGCTGAGGATGAGGATGAGGATGATGTTGCACCTTTTGTGGAATCTGTCAGGACTTCACCAACATTGTGCCTTGTTGAAGATGCTGGGAATag GTTGATATGGAGTGGACATAAAGATGGTAGAATTAGGTGTTGGAAGATGGATAATGAGATTACTAGTAAAGAGAAAATTTGTGGAAGAGATCCTTTGAAAGAAGTGCTATCGTGGCAAGCTCATCATCGCGGTCCGGTTCTTTCCATGGTCATGACTTCGTATG GCGATCTGTGGTCTGGATCTGAGGGTGGTTCCATCAAGATCTGGCCGTGGGAAGGAATTGAGAAATCGATTTCTCTGATAAATGAGGAAAGGCACATGGCTGCTCTGTCGATAGAGAGGTCATACGTGGATCTAAGGAGTCAAACTATGCATAATGGAACAGGCAATAACATATTTTCTGTTGATGTCAAATATATGCTGTCTGATCGCTCTGAAGCAAAAGTTTGGACTGCTGGTTATTTGTCATTTGCACTTTG GGATGCACAGACAAGGGAGTTACTGAAAATCTTTAACACAGATGGTCAGGTTGAAAATATATTAGCAGCACAAGATCCTGTCATTGAAGATGAAATGAGGATGAAAGTTGTGACCAATCAAAAAAAGGACAAGTCTCAAAGTTCAATCAGCTTCTTTCAGCGTTCACGCAATGCTATCTTAGGAGCAGCTGATGCTGTTCGTAGGGTTGCGGCAAAAGGAGGATTAGGAGAGGATAATCGGAGAACTGAAGCATTGATCATTACAGTCGATGGAATGATATGGAGTGGATGTGCAAATGGATTACTTGTCCAATGGGATAGAAATGGCAATCGTTTGCAAGATTTCCAGTATCACGCATTCTCTGTTCAATGCCTATGCACATATGGGTCACGGATTTGGGTAGGTTATGCTAGTGGCTATATGCAGGTATTGGATCTTAATGGTAATCTACTTGGAGGATGGATGGCTCATAGTAGCCCTGTAATAGATTTGTCTGTGGGTGGAGGTTATGTTTTCACTTTGGCTAATCATGGTGGTATACGAGGTTGGAGTGTGATATCTCCCGGACCAGTGGATGGTATTTTGCGTTCAGAGTTAGCAAGCAAGGAATTTTTGTATACTAGGCTAGAGAATTTAAAAATATTGGCTGGTACATGGAATGTCGCACAAGGAAGAGCTTCTCCTGATTCACTTATATCATGGCTAGGTTCTGCAGCAGCAGATAttggcattgttgttgttggcttgCAGGAAGTGGACATGGGTGCTGGTTTTCTTGCAATGTCTGCTGCTAAAGAATCA ATGCAGGTAGGTCTTGAAGGAAGTTCTGCTGGTCAATGGTGGTTGGAAATGATTGGAAAAACCTTGGATGAAGGATCGACTTTTATCCGTGTTGGCTTTAGGCAGTTGGCAGGCCTGGTTATTTCTGTCTG GGTCAGAAGTAATATTAGTCGTTATGTCGGCGATGTTGATGTTGCAGCAGTACCTTGTGGTTTCGGGCGCGCAATTGGGAACAAG GGAGCAGTAGGATTGAGGATGAGAGTGTACGATCGTACTGTGTGCTTTGTGAACTGTCACTTTGCTGCACATTTAGAAGCTGTCGGTCGCCGGAATGCTGATTTTGACCATGTTTATCGAAATATGATCTTTAGTCGGCCATCAAACTTCCTCAATGCTGCAGCTG CTGGCGTCTCATCTGCGATTCAAATGCTTCGCTGTGCAAAT GGTGCGTTTAACTCGGCAGAAGCAATGCCTGAGCTATCTGAGGCAGATATGGTTGTGTTTCTTGGTGACTTGAACTATCGGCTGGATGGCATTTCTTATGATGAAGCAAGAGATTTTATTTCCCAAAGGTGCTTTGATTGGCTTAGAGAGAGAGACCAGTTGCATACAGAGATGGCAGCGGGCAATGTCTTCCAAGGAATGCGTGAAGCTGTCATTGGATTTCCTCCAACATACAAATTTGAGAGGCATCAAATTGGCTTAGCAG GGTATGATTCTGGTGAAAAGAAGCGGACTCCTGCCTGGTGTGACAGAATTTTGTATCGTGATAGCCGTTCTACTTCAGCTTCCACGTGCAGCTTAGATTGTCCTGTCGTCTCATCAGTTCTGCA GTATGAAGCTTGCATGGACGTGACAGATAGTGACCACAAGCCAGTTCGGTGCATATTCAATGTGGAGATTGCTCGAGTGGATGAATCTGTGAGAAGGCAAGAATATGGGGAAATCATTAGATCAAATGAGAAAGTTGTGCTTATGCTTCGGGAACTGAATAGAGTTCCAGAATCAATAGTCAGCACAAACAACATAATCCTCCAGAACTCGGATGCATCCATCTTGCGCATTACAAATAAGAGCGGGAAAAACAAAGCTATTTTTGAAATAATTTGTGAAGGCGAGTCCACTGTTAAAGATGATGGGCAGGTGTTGGATTATCGTGCAAGAGGTTCTTTTGGTTTCCCTCGTTGGCTTGAG GTTAATCCTTTAGAAGGCGTCATGGAACCCGACCAAATTGTTGAAATCTCAGTTCACCATGAAGATCACCAGACACTTGAGGAGTTTGTTGATGGAGTTCCTCAAAACTCTTGGTGTGAAGATGCCAAGGATAAGGAAGTCGTATTGGCAATCAATGTACGCGGTTGCTTCTCAACGGAAAGAAAATGTCACCGTGTCCGTGTACGCCACTGCTTTTCAGGGAAGCCTTTGCCAGCAGAGGTTAGCCCCAACAACTCTAACCATTTGCAGCCAAATGTCCTTCGCCGCTCTGATTTTAAACCCAGTGGCTTTTCGCCTGATGTTGTTGATGACCTAATAAATCTAAACAGTCCTTGCATATCTCCACGTTGA
- the LOC132616131 gene encoding type II inositol polyphosphate 5-phosphatase 15 isoform X1 gives MNPTIFAVMSKHPPKKNSLDFRSPMDSRIDNEDGDLLPSTSTSTSNSSNRRNNFHCYSEKFTFNNSDSDSDAGELAGNSVRKLSLDETNRTPKLFDRFYATSSSDDEDFSSGSGQNGVVRKRLDNMIQFLDRKITTEQAVSNSNVKGESQGLPEFIGKGGGTGIFKLPVRGAVHPDRPPSLDLRPHPLRERQIGGFLRNVLCTDDGLWAGSECGVRVWYLSDMYEAAEDEDEDDVAPFVESVRTSPTLCLVEDAGNRLIWSGHKDGRIRCWKMDNEITSKEKICGRDPLKEVLSWQAHHRGPVLSMVMTSYGDLWSGSEGGSIKIWPWEGIEKSISLINEERHMAALSIERSYVDLRSQTMHNGTGNNIFSVDVKYMLSDRSEAKVWTAGYLSFALWDAQTRELLKIFNTDGQVENILAAQDPVIEDEMRMKVVTNQKKDKSQSSISFFQRSRNAILGAADAVRRVAAKGGLGEDNRRTEALIITVDGMIWSGCANGLLVQWDRNGNRLQDFQYHAFSVQCLCTYGSRIWVGYASGYMQVLDLNGNLLGGWMAHSSPVIDLSVGGGYVFTLANHGGIRGWSVISPGPVDGILRSELASKEFLYTRLENLKILAGTWNVAQGRASPDSLISWLGSAAADIGIVVVGLQEVDMGAGFLAMSAAKESVGLEGSSAGQWWLEMIGKTLDEGSTFIRVGFRQLAGLVISVWVRSNISRYVGDVDVAAVPCGFGRAIGNKGAVGLRMRVYDRTVCFVNCHFAAHLEAVGRRNADFDHVYRNMIFSRPSNFLNAAAGMVPYLFSACLLACSMYLIWVAYGYRLPLVLSVAAGVSSAIQMLRCANGAFNSAEAMPELSEADMVVFLGDLNYRLDGISYDEARDFISQRCFDWLRERDQLHTEMAAGNVFQGMREAVIGFPPTYKFERHQIGLAGYDSGEKKRTPAWCDRILYRDSRSTSASTCSLDCPVVSSVLQYEACMDVTDSDHKPVRCIFNVEIARVDESVRRQEYGEIIRSNEKVVLMLRELNRVPESIVSTNNIILQNSDASILRITNKSGKNKAIFEIICEGESTVKDDGQVLDYRARGSFGFPRWLEVNPLEGVMEPDQIVEISVHHEDHQTLEEFVDGVPQNSWCEDAKDKEVVLAINVRGCFSTERKCHRVRVRHCFSGKPLPAEVSPNNSNHLQPNVLRRSDFKPSGFSPDVVDDLINLNSPCISPR, from the exons ATGAACCCCACTATCTTCGCTGTTATGTCCAaacaccccccaaaaaaaaattctctagaTTTTCGCTCTCCAATGGATTCTCGAATTGACAATGAAGACGGCGATCTTCTCCCTTCAACTTCCACTTCCACTTCCAACTCCTCCAATCGCCGTAATAATTTCCACTGTTACAGTGAAAAATTCACTTTCAATAACTCCGATTCCGATTCCGACGCCGGCGAACTCGCCGGAAATTCGGTTCGTAAACTCAGCTTAGACGAAACGAACCGAACTCCGAAGCTATTCGATCGGTTTTACGCCACGTCATCTTCTGATGACGAGGATTTCAGCTCCGGTTCAGGTCAAAACGGTGTCGTTAGGAAGCGACTTGATAATATGATTCAATTCCTTGACCGTAAAATTACGACGGAACAAGCAGTTAGTAACAGTAATGTTAAAGGTGAATCTCAAGGTTTACCTGAGTTTATAG GTAAAGGTGGTGGTACCGGCATTTTCAAGTTACCGGTACGTGGCGCGGTGCATCCTGACCGTCCACCGTCGTTGGATTTACGGCCACATCCGTTGAGAGAAAGGCAAATTGGGGGATTTTTGCGGAATGTCTTGTGTACGGATGATGGATTATGGGCCGGGTCGGAGTGTGGAGTTCGTGTATGGTATTTATCGGATATGTATGAGGCTGCTGAGGATGAGGATGAGGATGATGTTGCACCTTTTGTGGAATCTGTCAGGACTTCACCAACATTGTGCCTTGTTGAAGATGCTGGGAATag GTTGATATGGAGTGGACATAAAGATGGTAGAATTAGGTGTTGGAAGATGGATAATGAGATTACTAGTAAAGAGAAAATTTGTGGAAGAGATCCTTTGAAAGAAGTGCTATCGTGGCAAGCTCATCATCGCGGTCCGGTTCTTTCCATGGTCATGACTTCGTATG GCGATCTGTGGTCTGGATCTGAGGGTGGTTCCATCAAGATCTGGCCGTGGGAAGGAATTGAGAAATCGATTTCTCTGATAAATGAGGAAAGGCACATGGCTGCTCTGTCGATAGAGAGGTCATACGTGGATCTAAGGAGTCAAACTATGCATAATGGAACAGGCAATAACATATTTTCTGTTGATGTCAAATATATGCTGTCTGATCGCTCTGAAGCAAAAGTTTGGACTGCTGGTTATTTGTCATTTGCACTTTG GGATGCACAGACAAGGGAGTTACTGAAAATCTTTAACACAGATGGTCAGGTTGAAAATATATTAGCAGCACAAGATCCTGTCATTGAAGATGAAATGAGGATGAAAGTTGTGACCAATCAAAAAAAGGACAAGTCTCAAAGTTCAATCAGCTTCTTTCAGCGTTCACGCAATGCTATCTTAGGAGCAGCTGATGCTGTTCGTAGGGTTGCGGCAAAAGGAGGATTAGGAGAGGATAATCGGAGAACTGAAGCATTGATCATTACAGTCGATGGAATGATATGGAGTGGATGTGCAAATGGATTACTTGTCCAATGGGATAGAAATGGCAATCGTTTGCAAGATTTCCAGTATCACGCATTCTCTGTTCAATGCCTATGCACATATGGGTCACGGATTTGGGTAGGTTATGCTAGTGGCTATATGCAGGTATTGGATCTTAATGGTAATCTACTTGGAGGATGGATGGCTCATAGTAGCCCTGTAATAGATTTGTCTGTGGGTGGAGGTTATGTTTTCACTTTGGCTAATCATGGTGGTATACGAGGTTGGAGTGTGATATCTCCCGGACCAGTGGATGGTATTTTGCGTTCAGAGTTAGCAAGCAAGGAATTTTTGTATACTAGGCTAGAGAATTTAAAAATATTGGCTGGTACATGGAATGTCGCACAAGGAAGAGCTTCTCCTGATTCACTTATATCATGGCTAGGTTCTGCAGCAGCAGATAttggcattgttgttgttggcttgCAGGAAGTGGACATGGGTGCTGGTTTTCTTGCAATGTCTGCTGCTAAAGAATCA GTAGGTCTTGAAGGAAGTTCTGCTGGTCAATGGTGGTTGGAAATGATTGGAAAAACCTTGGATGAAGGATCGACTTTTATCCGTGTTGGCTTTAGGCAGTTGGCAGGCCTGGTTATTTCTGTCTG GGTCAGAAGTAATATTAGTCGTTATGTCGGCGATGTTGATGTTGCAGCAGTACCTTGTGGTTTCGGGCGCGCAATTGGGAACAAG GGAGCAGTAGGATTGAGGATGAGAGTGTACGATCGTACTGTGTGCTTTGTGAACTGTCACTTTGCTGCACATTTAGAAGCTGTCGGTCGCCGGAATGCTGATTTTGACCATGTTTATCGAAATATGATCTTTAGTCGGCCATCAAACTTCCTCAATGCTGCAGCTGGTATGGTGCCGTACCTATTCTCAGCTTGCTTGCTTGCCTGCTCTATGTATTTAATCTGGGTTGCTTATGGTTATCGGTTGCCATTGGTCCTTTCTGTTGCAGCTGGCGTCTCATCTGCGATTCAAATGCTTCGCTGTGCAAAT GGTGCGTTTAACTCGGCAGAAGCAATGCCTGAGCTATCTGAGGCAGATATGGTTGTGTTTCTTGGTGACTTGAACTATCGGCTGGATGGCATTTCTTATGATGAAGCAAGAGATTTTATTTCCCAAAGGTGCTTTGATTGGCTTAGAGAGAGAGACCAGTTGCATACAGAGATGGCAGCGGGCAATGTCTTCCAAGGAATGCGTGAAGCTGTCATTGGATTTCCTCCAACATACAAATTTGAGAGGCATCAAATTGGCTTAGCAG GGTATGATTCTGGTGAAAAGAAGCGGACTCCTGCCTGGTGTGACAGAATTTTGTATCGTGATAGCCGTTCTACTTCAGCTTCCACGTGCAGCTTAGATTGTCCTGTCGTCTCATCAGTTCTGCA GTATGAAGCTTGCATGGACGTGACAGATAGTGACCACAAGCCAGTTCGGTGCATATTCAATGTGGAGATTGCTCGAGTGGATGAATCTGTGAGAAGGCAAGAATATGGGGAAATCATTAGATCAAATGAGAAAGTTGTGCTTATGCTTCGGGAACTGAATAGAGTTCCAGAATCAATAGTCAGCACAAACAACATAATCCTCCAGAACTCGGATGCATCCATCTTGCGCATTACAAATAAGAGCGGGAAAAACAAAGCTATTTTTGAAATAATTTGTGAAGGCGAGTCCACTGTTAAAGATGATGGGCAGGTGTTGGATTATCGTGCAAGAGGTTCTTTTGGTTTCCCTCGTTGGCTTGAG GTTAATCCTTTAGAAGGCGTCATGGAACCCGACCAAATTGTTGAAATCTCAGTTCACCATGAAGATCACCAGACACTTGAGGAGTTTGTTGATGGAGTTCCTCAAAACTCTTGGTGTGAAGATGCCAAGGATAAGGAAGTCGTATTGGCAATCAATGTACGCGGTTGCTTCTCAACGGAAAGAAAATGTCACCGTGTCCGTGTACGCCACTGCTTTTCAGGGAAGCCTTTGCCAGCAGAGGTTAGCCCCAACAACTCTAACCATTTGCAGCCAAATGTCCTTCGCCGCTCTGATTTTAAACCCAGTGGCTTTTCGCCTGATGTTGTTGATGACCTAATAAATCTAAACAGTCCTTGCATATCTCCACGTTGA
- the LOC132616131 gene encoding type II inositol polyphosphate 5-phosphatase 15 isoform X3 — MSKHPPKKNSLDFRSPMDSRIDNEDGDLLPSTSTSTSNSSNRRNNFHCYSEKFTFNNSDSDSDAGELAGNSVRKLSLDETNRTPKLFDRFYATSSSDDEDFSSGSGQNGVVRKRLDNMIQFLDRKITTEQAVSNSNVKGESQGLPEFIGKGGGTGIFKLPVRGAVHPDRPPSLDLRPHPLRERQIGGFLRNVLCTDDGLWAGSECGVRVWYLSDMYEAAEDEDEDDVAPFVESVRTSPTLCLVEDAGNRLIWSGHKDGRIRCWKMDNEITSKEKICGRDPLKEVLSWQAHHRGPVLSMVMTSYGDLWSGSEGGSIKIWPWEGIEKSISLINEERHMAALSIERSYVDLRSQTMHNGTGNNIFSVDVKYMLSDRSEAKVWTAGYLSFALWDAQTRELLKIFNTDGQVENILAAQDPVIEDEMRMKVVTNQKKDKSQSSISFFQRSRNAILGAADAVRRVAAKGGLGEDNRRTEALIITVDGMIWSGCANGLLVQWDRNGNRLQDFQYHAFSVQCLCTYGSRIWVGYASGYMQVLDLNGNLLGGWMAHSSPVIDLSVGGGYVFTLANHGGIRGWSVISPGPVDGILRSELASKEFLYTRLENLKILAGTWNVAQGRASPDSLISWLGSAAADIGIVVVGLQEVDMGAGFLAMSAAKESVGLEGSSAGQWWLEMIGKTLDEGSTFIRVGFRQLAGLVISVWVRSNISRYVGDVDVAAVPCGFGRAIGNKGAVGLRMRVYDRTVCFVNCHFAAHLEAVGRRNADFDHVYRNMIFSRPSNFLNAAAAGVSSAIQMLRCANGAFNSAEAMPELSEADMVVFLGDLNYRLDGISYDEARDFISQRCFDWLRERDQLHTEMAAGNVFQGMREAVIGFPPTYKFERHQIGLAGYDSGEKKRTPAWCDRILYRDSRSTSASTCSLDCPVVSSVLQYEACMDVTDSDHKPVRCIFNVEIARVDESVRRQEYGEIIRSNEKVVLMLRELNRVPESIVSTNNIILQNSDASILRITNKSGKNKAIFEIICEGESTVKDDGQVLDYRARGSFGFPRWLEVNPLEGVMEPDQIVEISVHHEDHQTLEEFVDGVPQNSWCEDAKDKEVVLAINVRGCFSTERKCHRVRVRHCFSGKPLPAEVSPNNSNHLQPNVLRRSDFKPSGFSPDVVDDLINLNSPCISPR; from the exons ATGTCCAaacaccccccaaaaaaaaattctctagaTTTTCGCTCTCCAATGGATTCTCGAATTGACAATGAAGACGGCGATCTTCTCCCTTCAACTTCCACTTCCACTTCCAACTCCTCCAATCGCCGTAATAATTTCCACTGTTACAGTGAAAAATTCACTTTCAATAACTCCGATTCCGATTCCGACGCCGGCGAACTCGCCGGAAATTCGGTTCGTAAACTCAGCTTAGACGAAACGAACCGAACTCCGAAGCTATTCGATCGGTTTTACGCCACGTCATCTTCTGATGACGAGGATTTCAGCTCCGGTTCAGGTCAAAACGGTGTCGTTAGGAAGCGACTTGATAATATGATTCAATTCCTTGACCGTAAAATTACGACGGAACAAGCAGTTAGTAACAGTAATGTTAAAGGTGAATCTCAAGGTTTACCTGAGTTTATAG GTAAAGGTGGTGGTACCGGCATTTTCAAGTTACCGGTACGTGGCGCGGTGCATCCTGACCGTCCACCGTCGTTGGATTTACGGCCACATCCGTTGAGAGAAAGGCAAATTGGGGGATTTTTGCGGAATGTCTTGTGTACGGATGATGGATTATGGGCCGGGTCGGAGTGTGGAGTTCGTGTATGGTATTTATCGGATATGTATGAGGCTGCTGAGGATGAGGATGAGGATGATGTTGCACCTTTTGTGGAATCTGTCAGGACTTCACCAACATTGTGCCTTGTTGAAGATGCTGGGAATag GTTGATATGGAGTGGACATAAAGATGGTAGAATTAGGTGTTGGAAGATGGATAATGAGATTACTAGTAAAGAGAAAATTTGTGGAAGAGATCCTTTGAAAGAAGTGCTATCGTGGCAAGCTCATCATCGCGGTCCGGTTCTTTCCATGGTCATGACTTCGTATG GCGATCTGTGGTCTGGATCTGAGGGTGGTTCCATCAAGATCTGGCCGTGGGAAGGAATTGAGAAATCGATTTCTCTGATAAATGAGGAAAGGCACATGGCTGCTCTGTCGATAGAGAGGTCATACGTGGATCTAAGGAGTCAAACTATGCATAATGGAACAGGCAATAACATATTTTCTGTTGATGTCAAATATATGCTGTCTGATCGCTCTGAAGCAAAAGTTTGGACTGCTGGTTATTTGTCATTTGCACTTTG GGATGCACAGACAAGGGAGTTACTGAAAATCTTTAACACAGATGGTCAGGTTGAAAATATATTAGCAGCACAAGATCCTGTCATTGAAGATGAAATGAGGATGAAAGTTGTGACCAATCAAAAAAAGGACAAGTCTCAAAGTTCAATCAGCTTCTTTCAGCGTTCACGCAATGCTATCTTAGGAGCAGCTGATGCTGTTCGTAGGGTTGCGGCAAAAGGAGGATTAGGAGAGGATAATCGGAGAACTGAAGCATTGATCATTACAGTCGATGGAATGATATGGAGTGGATGTGCAAATGGATTACTTGTCCAATGGGATAGAAATGGCAATCGTTTGCAAGATTTCCAGTATCACGCATTCTCTGTTCAATGCCTATGCACATATGGGTCACGGATTTGGGTAGGTTATGCTAGTGGCTATATGCAGGTATTGGATCTTAATGGTAATCTACTTGGAGGATGGATGGCTCATAGTAGCCCTGTAATAGATTTGTCTGTGGGTGGAGGTTATGTTTTCACTTTGGCTAATCATGGTGGTATACGAGGTTGGAGTGTGATATCTCCCGGACCAGTGGATGGTATTTTGCGTTCAGAGTTAGCAAGCAAGGAATTTTTGTATACTAGGCTAGAGAATTTAAAAATATTGGCTGGTACATGGAATGTCGCACAAGGAAGAGCTTCTCCTGATTCACTTATATCATGGCTAGGTTCTGCAGCAGCAGATAttggcattgttgttgttggcttgCAGGAAGTGGACATGGGTGCTGGTTTTCTTGCAATGTCTGCTGCTAAAGAATCA GTAGGTCTTGAAGGAAGTTCTGCTGGTCAATGGTGGTTGGAAATGATTGGAAAAACCTTGGATGAAGGATCGACTTTTATCCGTGTTGGCTTTAGGCAGTTGGCAGGCCTGGTTATTTCTGTCTG GGTCAGAAGTAATATTAGTCGTTATGTCGGCGATGTTGATGTTGCAGCAGTACCTTGTGGTTTCGGGCGCGCAATTGGGAACAAG GGAGCAGTAGGATTGAGGATGAGAGTGTACGATCGTACTGTGTGCTTTGTGAACTGTCACTTTGCTGCACATTTAGAAGCTGTCGGTCGCCGGAATGCTGATTTTGACCATGTTTATCGAAATATGATCTTTAGTCGGCCATCAAACTTCCTCAATGCTGCAGCTG CTGGCGTCTCATCTGCGATTCAAATGCTTCGCTGTGCAAAT GGTGCGTTTAACTCGGCAGAAGCAATGCCTGAGCTATCTGAGGCAGATATGGTTGTGTTTCTTGGTGACTTGAACTATCGGCTGGATGGCATTTCTTATGATGAAGCAAGAGATTTTATTTCCCAAAGGTGCTTTGATTGGCTTAGAGAGAGAGACCAGTTGCATACAGAGATGGCAGCGGGCAATGTCTTCCAAGGAATGCGTGAAGCTGTCATTGGATTTCCTCCAACATACAAATTTGAGAGGCATCAAATTGGCTTAGCAG GGTATGATTCTGGTGAAAAGAAGCGGACTCCTGCCTGGTGTGACAGAATTTTGTATCGTGATAGCCGTTCTACTTCAGCTTCCACGTGCAGCTTAGATTGTCCTGTCGTCTCATCAGTTCTGCA GTATGAAGCTTGCATGGACGTGACAGATAGTGACCACAAGCCAGTTCGGTGCATATTCAATGTGGAGATTGCTCGAGTGGATGAATCTGTGAGAAGGCAAGAATATGGGGAAATCATTAGATCAAATGAGAAAGTTGTGCTTATGCTTCGGGAACTGAATAGAGTTCCAGAATCAATAGTCAGCACAAACAACATAATCCTCCAGAACTCGGATGCATCCATCTTGCGCATTACAAATAAGAGCGGGAAAAACAAAGCTATTTTTGAAATAATTTGTGAAGGCGAGTCCACTGTTAAAGATGATGGGCAGGTGTTGGATTATCGTGCAAGAGGTTCTTTTGGTTTCCCTCGTTGGCTTGAG GTTAATCCTTTAGAAGGCGTCATGGAACCCGACCAAATTGTTGAAATCTCAGTTCACCATGAAGATCACCAGACACTTGAGGAGTTTGTTGATGGAGTTCCTCAAAACTCTTGGTGTGAAGATGCCAAGGATAAGGAAGTCGTATTGGCAATCAATGTACGCGGTTGCTTCTCAACGGAAAGAAAATGTCACCGTGTCCGTGTACGCCACTGCTTTTCAGGGAAGCCTTTGCCAGCAGAGGTTAGCCCCAACAACTCTAACCATTTGCAGCCAAATGTCCTTCGCCGCTCTGATTTTAAACCCAGTGGCTTTTCGCCTGATGTTGTTGATGACCTAATAAATCTAAACAGTCCTTGCATATCTCCACGTTGA